In Solanum pennellii chromosome 7, SPENNV200, the following are encoded in one genomic region:
- the LOC107025169 gene encoding uncharacterized protein LOC107025169, whose protein sequence is MQKELGTRVDLSTAFHLQTDGQSERTIQVLEDMLWACVIDFGGHWDQRCRSPIGWFDAFEVRPWGTDLLRESLDKFKLIQDRILMAQSRKKSYADRKIRDLEFMVGERVLLKFSPMKGVMRFGKKGKLSLRYIGPFEIVERIDEGRISWLCHLCYFDQNLTFEEEPIIILDRQIRKLRSKEIASVKVQWKHRPVKEATWETESDMRSKYPHLFERSG, encoded by the exons ATGCAGAAAGAGTTGGGCACTCGAGTGGATCTTAGTACAGCCTTTCACCTTCAGactgatggtcagtctgagcggaCTATTCAGGTTCTTGAGGACATGTTGtgggcgtgtgtgattgactttggtGGTCACTGGGATCA gagatgtcgaTCTCCAATTGgctggtttgatgcatttgaggttagaccatGGGGTACAGATTTGTTGAGGGAGTCCTTGGACAAATTCAAGTTGATCCAAGATAGAATTCTCATGGCTCAGAGTAGGAAAAAGAGTTATGCAGATCGAAAGATTCGTGAtttagagtttatggttggagagAGGGTTTTATTGAAgttttcacccatgaagggtgtgatgaggtttggaaagaagggcaagtTGAGCCtaaggtatattggtcctttcgAGATTGTTGAGCGTATTGATGAGGGGCGTATCAGTTGGCTTTGCCACCTG TGTTACTTTGATCAGAATTTGACTTTTGAGGAAGAGCCGATCATCATTTTGGATAGGCAAATTCGGAAGCTAAGGtccaaggagattgcttcagtaAAGGTTCAGTGGAAGCATCGTCCAGTGAAGGAGGCTACATGGGAGACAGAGTCAGACATGAGGAGtaaatatcctcatctttttgagcgTTCAGGTtag